From one Triticum aestivum cultivar Chinese Spring chromosome 4B, IWGSC CS RefSeq v2.1, whole genome shotgun sequence genomic stretch:
- the LOC123091952 gene encoding uncharacterized protein — MLLREGIIMLLNWESSAAKKVCVGADVPLSVRAFQAPYIVSILVMAHGDELPGQEDLCILLDGAKLRSSYRWGYRGHQDGQHVAIEFAELARTDHELVTSADEVTVYLQSPIDVMTLATSTATTIGAVSPFEQS, encoded by the exons ATGCTCTTAAGGGAAGGGATTATTATGTTGCTGAACTGGGAGTCCTCTGCCGCCAAGAAGGTTTGTGTTGGGGCTGATGTTCCCCTTAGTGTCCGGGCATTTCAAGCCCCTTACATTGTTTCAATTTTG GTGATGGCGCACGGGGACGAGCTTCCTGGACAAGAAGATCTATGTATTCTTCTCGATGGTGCAAAGTTGAG ATCTAGCTACCGGTGGGGATATAGAGGACACCAGGATGGACAACACGTTGCCATCGAGTTTGCCGAGCTCGCCAGGACAGACCATGAGTTGGTGACCTCCGCCGACGAGGTTACCGTCTATCTCCAGAGCCCCATTGATGTCATGACCCTTGCCACCTCCACCGCCACCACCATAG GAGCGGTGTCACCCTTCGAGCAGAGCTAA